The Strigops habroptila isolate Jane chromosome 8, bStrHab1.2.pri, whole genome shotgun sequence genome includes a window with the following:
- the ZBTB38 gene encoding zinc finger and BTB domain-containing protein 38 isoform X3, with protein sequence MTVMSHSKDLKDDFHSDTVLSILNEQRIRGILCDVTIIVEDTKFKAHSNVLAASSLYFKNIFWSRTICISGHVLELDDLKAEVFTEILNYIYSSTVVVKRQETVTDLAAAGKKLGISFLEDLTDVNFSSSPCPYAYCINEKGTVKEEKHEKRHEDSAVTNGPRITNAFSIFETENSLFSPLDLRASFKKASETTQAPSISLDRSDVCKDAEPASTLAEHSYAVSSGGDNFQGTPFLEQDRSPSYKVGEDHYENLQATPLVQSGKQACSTPKTTLKPQGTGLAVAKVPASTVTTTETQQEAVTDQTITSLPKPQNKSGDSHLPREEENNSANASGSVTTVVPPVYNCNCCAESFNDRALLTTHLQLHSEHQETFKCKYCSKQFANLNILESHEQVCMRSSGLPVHNGNEHNFEDNYTAADGRNGSSYANAEPLLSENSITDYSNANRTLPETDHLVKVVDGQILYTCVVCKRSYVTLSSLRRHANVHSWRRTYPCHYCNKVFALAEYRTRHEIWHTGERRYQCIFCLETFMTYYILKNHQKSFHAIDHRLSVNKKTANGGLKPSMYPYKLYRLLPMKCRRLPYKSYRNSSYENVQTSSQVNETASTNCFIQSSLSSELPPLNFQHNIIATNRTLALDTSSCNNAAASTNTQNSSSWGVGILNSDLQRDFFTAEKRVSTAANDSASQECDSSVVSLTNVTENSTSVISYSSSAPSVIMHSSRVSSVIMHSKTITSVENSKAQSSNNLPSQSVSDDCKYGSDNYGKCITKSKTIKDKKKTLLYNRAEATEDSQHVAGSGGSSSKTTNTVQESSKTETYIAKPALPGTSTDSNVAPLCQITVKIGNEAIVKRHILGSKLFCKRGRKSKHESKQDNLTEESEMEMKERSPSRLYSSECLELTEMCDDVSDQDSSDKPWRPYYNYKPKKKSRQLRKMKKTKWRKKHGSKNTIMESHSTCSREYALRNAPEEKAINQEENAEMPNLHCELCERDQSSTAEIQEHVHWHGSASKPYICELCQKQFQSPSTLKMHMRCHTGEKPYTCKTCGKCFSVPGNLQKHERIHLGVKDFVCQYCNKAFTLNETLKIHERIHTGEKRYHCQFCFQSFLYLSTKRNHEQRHVREHNGKGYACFQCPKICKTAAALGMHQKKHLFKSPGPQDRKEQFCNESTKLLENTHFLGSEGNEVKNTQNVTPEVIL encoded by the coding sequence ctgaattACATCTACAGTTCCACAGTAGTTGTTAAGAGGCAGGAGACTGTAACGGACCttgcagctgcagggaaaaaacTGGGAATATCATTTCTAGAAGATCTTACAGATGTTAATTTTTCAAGTTCCCCCTGCCCCTATGCATACTGTATTAATGAAAAAGGGACtgtcaaagaggaaaagcatgaaaagagaCATGAAGACTCCGCTGTGACAAATGGACCACGCATTACAAACGCATTCTcaatttttgaaacagaaaacagtttgttttctcCGCTTGATTTGAGGGCAAGCTTTAAAAAGGCATCTGAGACAACACAAGCTCCCAGCATCAGCCTTGACAGAAGCGACGTCTGCAAAGATGCTGAGCCAGCAAGTACACTGGCTGAACACTCCTATGCAGTTTCTTCTGGGGGAGACAATTTTCAAGGAACACCCTTTCTTGAGCAGGACAGAAGCCCTTCATACAAGGTGGGTGAAGACCACTATGAAAATCTCCAAGCCACACCACTTGTTCAGTCGGGAAAACAAGCATGTAGTACTCCTAAAACAACCCTGAAGCCCCAAGGTACTGGTTTGGCTGTAGCAAAAGTACCTGCCTCGACAGTAACCACTACAGAAACCCAACAAGAAGCAGTTACTGATCAGACAATTACTTCCCTtccaaaacctcaaaataaatCAGGAGATTCGCATTTAcccagagaagaggaaaacaattctGCTAACGCCTCTGGATCCGTGACGACTGTTGTTCCACCCGTTTACAATTGTAACTGTTGTGCAGAATCATTCAATGACAGGGCGTTACTTACTACTCATCTTCAGCTCCATTCAGAGCATCAGGAaactttcaaatgcaaatactgCAGCAAACAATTTGCAAATCTAAATATACTGGAAAGTCATGAACAAGTCTGCATGAGATCAAGTGGCTTACCAGTTCACAATGGAAACGAACACAATTTTGAGGATAACTATACTGCTGCGGATGGAAGGAATGGAAGTTCATATGCAAATGCAGAGCCTCTATTGTCTGAGAACAGCATCACTGATTATTCTAATGCAAACCGCACTTTACCAGAAACAGATCATTTGGTTAAAGTTGTTGATGGGCAGATATTATATACTTGCGTTGTTTGCAAGCGTAGCTATGTAACTTTGTCTAGCCTTCGAAGACATGCAAATGTGCATTCATGGAGAAGAACATATCCTTGTCACTACTGCAATAAAGTATTTGCGTTAGCTGAGTATCGCACCAGACATGAGATCTGGCACACTGGAGAAAGACGGTATCAGTGCATTTTCTGTCTGGAGACTTTTATGACTTACTATATACTAAAAAATCATCAGAAGTCTTTCCATGCAATTGACCATCGTCTCTCAGTAAATAAAAAGACAGCCAATGGAGGCTTAAAACCAAGTATGTACCCATACAAACTTTATCGACTTTTACCTATGAAATGCAGGCGACTGCCTTATAAGTCTTACCGAAATTCTTCATATGAAAATGTTCAAACAAGTAGCCAAGTTAATGAAACTGCTTCTACTAACTGTTTCATTCAGAGTTCTCTTAGCTCTGAGCTACCACCACTGAATTTTCAACATAATATAATAGCAACAAACAGAACTCTTGCCTTGGATACGTCCTCATGTAATAATGCAGCAGCTTCCACAAACACTCAGAATTCTTCCTCTTGGGGAGTAGGGATCTTAAATTCTGACCTGCAAAGAGactttttcacagctgaaaaaagaGTTTCCACTGCTGCAAATGACTCTGCTTCTCAAGAGTGTGATTCCTCAGTTGTGTCTTTAACTAATGTGACTGAAAACTCAACCTCTGTCATCAGTTACAGCAGTTCTGCCCCCTCTGTTATAATGCACAGTAGCAGAGTTTCATCAGTTATAATGCACAGCAAAACAATTACTTCTGTAGAAAACAGTAAGGCACAATCTTCAAATAATCTACCTAGTCAGTCTGTAAGTGATGATTGTAAATATGGGTCAGATAATTATGGGAAGTGCATAACAAAATCAAAAACTAttaaggataaaaagaaaacactgctgtaCAACAGAGCAGAAGCAACTGAGGATTCACAGCACGTTGCAGGATCTGGGGGGTCATCtagcaaaacaacaaatactGTCCAAGAATCAAGTAAAACTGAAACGTATATTGCAAAGCCTGCCCTACCTGGAACATCTACTGACAGCAATGTTGCACCTCTTTGTcaaataacagtaaaaattgGTAATGAGGCTATTGTAAAAAGACATATATTAGGATCTAAGCTGTTTTGTAAAAGGGGCCGAAAATCTAAACACGAGTCCAAACAGGACAATCTAACTGAGGAATCAGAAATggagatgaaagaaagaagccCGTCTAGGCTTTATAGCTCGGAATGCCTGGAACTGACAGAAATGTGTGATGACGTAAGTGACCAGGACTCCAGTGATAAACCCTGGAGACCCTATTATAAttacaaaccaaaaaagaaatccagacagctaagaaaaatgaaaaagaccaaatggaggaaaaagcacGGAAGCAAGAACACCATTATGGAAAGCCACAGCACTTGCAGTCGAGAGTACGCGCTCAGGAATGCTCCTGAGGAAAAGGCGATCAATCAAGAAGAGAATGCAGAAATGCCTAATCTTCATTGTGAGCTCTGTGAAAGAGATCAGTCTTCCACTGCAGAAATTCAAGAGCACGTACACTGGCATGGATCTGCTTCAAAGCCTTACATTTGTGAATTATGCCAAAAACAGTTTCAAAGTCCATccactttaaaaatgcatatgaGGTGTCACACTGGGGAAAAGCCCTACACTTGCAAAACCTGTGGTAAATGTTTCTCAGTTCCTGGAAATCTACAGAAACATGAACGTATTCACCTGGGTGTCAAAGACTTTGTCTGCCAATATTGTAATAAGGCGTTCACTTTAAATGAAACACtcaaaatacatgaaagaaTTCATACTGGAGAAAAACGCTATCACTGtcagttctgctttcagagCTTCTTGTACCTTTCTACCAAAAGGAACCACGAGCAAAGGCATGTACGTGAGCATAATGGCAAAGGATACGCTTGCTTTCAGTGCCCCAAAATTTGCAagacagcagctgctctgggaaTGCACCAGAAGAAACATCTATTCAAAAGTCCAGGTCCACAAGATAGAAAGGAACAGTTTTGCAATGAAAGCACTAAACTTctggaaaatacacatttccttGGCTCGGAAGGAAATGAGgtaaaaaatacacaaaatgtaACTCCAGAAGTTATACTCTGA
- the ZBTB38 gene encoding zinc finger and BTB domain-containing protein 38 isoform X2: MMTVMSHSKDLKDDFHSDTVLSILNEQRIRGILCDVTIIVEDTKFKAHSNVLAASSLYFKNIFWSRTICISGHVLELDDLKAEVFTEILNYIYSSTVVVKRQETVTDLAAAGKKLGISFLEDLTDVNFSSSPCPYAYCINEKGTVKEEKHEKRHEDSAVTNGPRITNAFSIFETENSLFSPLDLRASFKKASETTQAPSISLDRSDVCKDAEPASTLAEHSYAVSSGGDNFQGTPFLEQDRSPSYKVGEDHYENLQATPLVQSGKQACSTPKTTLKPQGTGLAVAKVPASTVTTTETQQEAVTDQTITSLPKPQNKSGDSHLPREEENNSANASGSVTTVVPPVYNCNCCAESFNDRALLTTHLQLHSEHQETFKCKYCSKQFANLNILESHEQVCMRSSGLPVHNGNEHNFEDNYTAADGRNGSSYANAEPLLSENSITDYSNANRTLPETDHLVKVVDGQILYTCVVCKRSYVTLSSLRRHANVHSWRRTYPCHYCNKVFALAEYRTRHEIWHTGERRYQCIFCLETFMTYYILKNHQKSFHAIDHRLSVNKKTANGGLKPSMYPYKLYRLLPMKCRRLPYKSYRNSSYENVQTSSQVNETASTNCFIQSSLSSELPPLNFQHNIIATNRTLALDTSSCNNAAASTNTQNSSSWGVGILNSDLQRDFFTAEKRVSTAANDSASQECDSSVVSLTNVTENSTSVISYSSSAPSVIMHSSRVSSVIMHSKTITSVENSKAQSSNNLPSQSVSDDCKYGSDNYGKCITKSKTIKDKKKTLLYNRAEATEDSQHVAGSGGSSSKTTNTVQESSKTETYIAKPALPGTSTDSNVAPLCQITVKIGNEAIVKRHILGSKLFCKRGRKSKHESKQDNLTEESEMEMKERSPSRLYSSECLELTEMCDDVSDQDSSDKPWRPYYNYKPKKKSRQLRKMKKTKWRKKHGSKNTIMESHSTCSREYALRNAPEEKAINQEENAEMPNLHCELCERDQSSTAEIQEHVHWHGSASKPYICELCQKQFQSPSTLKMHMRCHTGEKPYTCKTCGKCFSVPGNLQKHERIHLGVKDFVCQYCNKAFTLNETLKIHERIHTGEKRYHCQFCFQSFLYLSTKRNHEQRHVREHNGKGYACFQCPKICKTAAALGMHQKKHLFKSPGPQDRKEQFCNESTKLLENTHFLGSEGNEVKNTQNVTPEVIL, translated from the coding sequence ctgaattACATCTACAGTTCCACAGTAGTTGTTAAGAGGCAGGAGACTGTAACGGACCttgcagctgcagggaaaaaacTGGGAATATCATTTCTAGAAGATCTTACAGATGTTAATTTTTCAAGTTCCCCCTGCCCCTATGCATACTGTATTAATGAAAAAGGGACtgtcaaagaggaaaagcatgaaaagagaCATGAAGACTCCGCTGTGACAAATGGACCACGCATTACAAACGCATTCTcaatttttgaaacagaaaacagtttgttttctcCGCTTGATTTGAGGGCAAGCTTTAAAAAGGCATCTGAGACAACACAAGCTCCCAGCATCAGCCTTGACAGAAGCGACGTCTGCAAAGATGCTGAGCCAGCAAGTACACTGGCTGAACACTCCTATGCAGTTTCTTCTGGGGGAGACAATTTTCAAGGAACACCCTTTCTTGAGCAGGACAGAAGCCCTTCATACAAGGTGGGTGAAGACCACTATGAAAATCTCCAAGCCACACCACTTGTTCAGTCGGGAAAACAAGCATGTAGTACTCCTAAAACAACCCTGAAGCCCCAAGGTACTGGTTTGGCTGTAGCAAAAGTACCTGCCTCGACAGTAACCACTACAGAAACCCAACAAGAAGCAGTTACTGATCAGACAATTACTTCCCTtccaaaacctcaaaataaatCAGGAGATTCGCATTTAcccagagaagaggaaaacaattctGCTAACGCCTCTGGATCCGTGACGACTGTTGTTCCACCCGTTTACAATTGTAACTGTTGTGCAGAATCATTCAATGACAGGGCGTTACTTACTACTCATCTTCAGCTCCATTCAGAGCATCAGGAaactttcaaatgcaaatactgCAGCAAACAATTTGCAAATCTAAATATACTGGAAAGTCATGAACAAGTCTGCATGAGATCAAGTGGCTTACCAGTTCACAATGGAAACGAACACAATTTTGAGGATAACTATACTGCTGCGGATGGAAGGAATGGAAGTTCATATGCAAATGCAGAGCCTCTATTGTCTGAGAACAGCATCACTGATTATTCTAATGCAAACCGCACTTTACCAGAAACAGATCATTTGGTTAAAGTTGTTGATGGGCAGATATTATATACTTGCGTTGTTTGCAAGCGTAGCTATGTAACTTTGTCTAGCCTTCGAAGACATGCAAATGTGCATTCATGGAGAAGAACATATCCTTGTCACTACTGCAATAAAGTATTTGCGTTAGCTGAGTATCGCACCAGACATGAGATCTGGCACACTGGAGAAAGACGGTATCAGTGCATTTTCTGTCTGGAGACTTTTATGACTTACTATATACTAAAAAATCATCAGAAGTCTTTCCATGCAATTGACCATCGTCTCTCAGTAAATAAAAAGACAGCCAATGGAGGCTTAAAACCAAGTATGTACCCATACAAACTTTATCGACTTTTACCTATGAAATGCAGGCGACTGCCTTATAAGTCTTACCGAAATTCTTCATATGAAAATGTTCAAACAAGTAGCCAAGTTAATGAAACTGCTTCTACTAACTGTTTCATTCAGAGTTCTCTTAGCTCTGAGCTACCACCACTGAATTTTCAACATAATATAATAGCAACAAACAGAACTCTTGCCTTGGATACGTCCTCATGTAATAATGCAGCAGCTTCCACAAACACTCAGAATTCTTCCTCTTGGGGAGTAGGGATCTTAAATTCTGACCTGCAAAGAGactttttcacagctgaaaaaagaGTTTCCACTGCTGCAAATGACTCTGCTTCTCAAGAGTGTGATTCCTCAGTTGTGTCTTTAACTAATGTGACTGAAAACTCAACCTCTGTCATCAGTTACAGCAGTTCTGCCCCCTCTGTTATAATGCACAGTAGCAGAGTTTCATCAGTTATAATGCACAGCAAAACAATTACTTCTGTAGAAAACAGTAAGGCACAATCTTCAAATAATCTACCTAGTCAGTCTGTAAGTGATGATTGTAAATATGGGTCAGATAATTATGGGAAGTGCATAACAAAATCAAAAACTAttaaggataaaaagaaaacactgctgtaCAACAGAGCAGAAGCAACTGAGGATTCACAGCACGTTGCAGGATCTGGGGGGTCATCtagcaaaacaacaaatactGTCCAAGAATCAAGTAAAACTGAAACGTATATTGCAAAGCCTGCCCTACCTGGAACATCTACTGACAGCAATGTTGCACCTCTTTGTcaaataacagtaaaaattgGTAATGAGGCTATTGTAAAAAGACATATATTAGGATCTAAGCTGTTTTGTAAAAGGGGCCGAAAATCTAAACACGAGTCCAAACAGGACAATCTAACTGAGGAATCAGAAATggagatgaaagaaagaagccCGTCTAGGCTTTATAGCTCGGAATGCCTGGAACTGACAGAAATGTGTGATGACGTAAGTGACCAGGACTCCAGTGATAAACCCTGGAGACCCTATTATAAttacaaaccaaaaaagaaatccagacagctaagaaaaatgaaaaagaccaaatggaggaaaaagcacGGAAGCAAGAACACCATTATGGAAAGCCACAGCACTTGCAGTCGAGAGTACGCGCTCAGGAATGCTCCTGAGGAAAAGGCGATCAATCAAGAAGAGAATGCAGAAATGCCTAATCTTCATTGTGAGCTCTGTGAAAGAGATCAGTCTTCCACTGCAGAAATTCAAGAGCACGTACACTGGCATGGATCTGCTTCAAAGCCTTACATTTGTGAATTATGCCAAAAACAGTTTCAAAGTCCATccactttaaaaatgcatatgaGGTGTCACACTGGGGAAAAGCCCTACACTTGCAAAACCTGTGGTAAATGTTTCTCAGTTCCTGGAAATCTACAGAAACATGAACGTATTCACCTGGGTGTCAAAGACTTTGTCTGCCAATATTGTAATAAGGCGTTCACTTTAAATGAAACACtcaaaatacatgaaagaaTTCATACTGGAGAAAAACGCTATCACTGtcagttctgctttcagagCTTCTTGTACCTTTCTACCAAAAGGAACCACGAGCAAAGGCATGTACGTGAGCATAATGGCAAAGGATACGCTTGCTTTCAGTGCCCCAAAATTTGCAagacagcagctgctctgggaaTGCACCAGAAGAAACATCTATTCAAAAGTCCAGGTCCACAAGATAGAAAGGAACAGTTTTGCAATGAAAGCACTAAACTTctggaaaatacacatttccttGGCTCGGAAGGAAATGAGgtaaaaaatacacaaaatgtaACTCCAGAAGTTATACTCTGA